One Clavelina lepadiformis chromosome 1, kaClaLepa1.1, whole genome shotgun sequence genomic region harbors:
- the LOC143444954 gene encoding putative Ras-related protein Rab-33 isoform X1 gives MSLKSKKEPQPQPQRRVFKVIVIGDSDVGKTCLTYRFCSGQFQDKTEATIGVDFRERMVDVDGELIKLQLWDTAGQERFRKSMVPHYYRNVHAVVFVYDVTKYSSFQNLPAWIEECNKYCSSSGGIPRILVGNKSDLKEKSEVDTNTAQRYADSHCMPLFEASAKEDKDFANIEAIFLTLAHKLKCHKPMMSGDYPSMKRATVLSIDKELVRKNSDSYCANC, from the exons ATGTCCTTAAAGAGTAAAAAAGAACCCCAACCCCAGCCTCAGCGCAGAGTGTTCAAGGTTATTGTGATTGGAGATTCTGACGTGGGGAAAACCTGTCTGACATACAG GTTCTGCTCTGGGCAGTTCCAAGATAAAACAGAAGCAACGATTGGAGTCGACTTCAGGGAAAGAATGGTGGATGTTGACGGGGAACTAATCAAG TTACAATTATGGGATACTGCTGGACAGGAAAGATTTCGAAAGTCAATGGTACCTCACTACTATCGAAATGTACATGCTGTTGTTTTTGTCTATGATGTTACAAAG TATTCTTCGTTTCAAAACTTGCCGGCTTGGATTGAAGAATGCAATAAATACTGCTCAAGTTCTGGCGGCATTCCAAGGATACTGGTAGGAAACAAGTCAGACCTGAAAGAAAAATCAGAG GTCGATACGAACACTGCACAGAGATACGCGGACTCTCACTGCATGCCTTTATTTGAAGCATCCGCCAAGGAAGACAAAGACTTTGCAAATATCGAAGCAATTTTTCTAACTTTGGCGCATAAACTAAAATGTCACAAACCAATGATGAGTGGGGATTACCCGAGCATGAAGAGGGCAACTGTGCTCTCCATTGATAAAGAGCTCGTTCGTAAAAACTCTGACAGCTATTGTGCTAACTGCTGA
- the LOC143444954 gene encoding putative Ras-related protein Rab-33 isoform X2 produces MSLKSKKEPQPQPQRRVFKVIVIGDSDVGKTCLTYRFCSGQFQDKTEATIGVDFRERMVDVDGELIKLQLWDTAGQERFRKSMVPHYYRNYSSFQNLPAWIEECNKYCSSSGGIPRILVGNKSDLKEKSEVDTNTAQRYADSHCMPLFEASAKEDKDFANIEAIFLTLAHKLKCHKPMMSGDYPSMKRATVLSIDKELVRKNSDSYCANC; encoded by the exons ATGTCCTTAAAGAGTAAAAAAGAACCCCAACCCCAGCCTCAGCGCAGAGTGTTCAAGGTTATTGTGATTGGAGATTCTGACGTGGGGAAAACCTGTCTGACATACAG GTTCTGCTCTGGGCAGTTCCAAGATAAAACAGAAGCAACGATTGGAGTCGACTTCAGGGAAAGAATGGTGGATGTTGACGGGGAACTAATCAAG TTACAATTATGGGATACTGCTGGACAGGAAAGATTTCGAAAGTCAATGGTACCTCACTACTATCGAAAT TATTCTTCGTTTCAAAACTTGCCGGCTTGGATTGAAGAATGCAATAAATACTGCTCAAGTTCTGGCGGCATTCCAAGGATACTGGTAGGAAACAAGTCAGACCTGAAAGAAAAATCAGAG GTCGATACGAACACTGCACAGAGATACGCGGACTCTCACTGCATGCCTTTATTTGAAGCATCCGCCAAGGAAGACAAAGACTTTGCAAATATCGAAGCAATTTTTCTAACTTTGGCGCATAAACTAAAATGTCACAAACCAATGATGAGTGGGGATTACCCGAGCATGAAGAGGGCAACTGTGCTCTCCATTGATAAAGAGCTCGTTCGTAAAAACTCTGACAGCTATTGTGCTAACTGCTGA
- the LOC143444799 gene encoding cytochrome P450 2B4-like, whose amino-acid sequence MEIDASLCNYLVAAFILLCFSFYHWYQRPKRFPPGPRGIPVLGVLPFLGRWIERKLYQWSREYGPVMAVRLGRKDMIVLSDYDVINQAFVKQGQKFSGRRHLSFYPPSHEKYGLVFLDYGPLFKSQRKFGVATLSGLGVGNSSMETRVKEETFYLNEAIRSKHGKTFDISKLLSKAIANNICSVTFGMRYDYDDTKFLEIIDTVLNEFHDPQVNTAFRSFSFEPKFRFIPPFRAGYQKFMSDLEFVKASLGQIIDEHDATFDGKNLRDFVDAFLKQIKAGKKEFTRKQLVGYMRDLLVAGTDTSSSTLLWAALCLLHFPDAQQKLYDEIKDIIGSEGSVSASHTTMMPYTNAFIQEVFRFRTLAPLGIIHKTNEDAELSGYVIPRNTAVIINIWAVHNDPDYWKDPGTFRPERFIDENGDFVKSNRVIPFSVGMRRCLGEQLARMEIFIFLVSLLQKFEFLPDEDESLPPLDYPSRASAFVPHPFKMIARER is encoded by the exons ATGGAAATCGACGCGAGTTTGTGTAATTATCTAGTCGCGGCTttcattttactttgtttttccTTCTACCACTGGTATCAAAGACCAAAAAGGTTCCCTCCGGGTCCAAGGGGAATACCCGTGCTAGGGGTTCTGCCTTTCCTGGGTCGGTGGATAGAAAGGAAACTGTACCAATGGTCACGTGAATACGGCCCCGTTATGGCCGTCCGCCTCGGAAGAAAGGATATGATTGTTCTTagcgattatgacgtcatcaatcaG GCGTTTGTGAAGCAAGGTCAGAAATTCTCGGGGCGCCGTCACCTTTCGTTCTATCCTCCAAGCCATGAAAAGTATGGGCTGGTGTTCCTCGACTATGGACCTTTGTTTAAATCTCAAAGAAAATTCGGGGTCGCCACGTTGAGCGG CTTGGGAGTTGGTAACAGTAGCATGGAGACTCGCGTGAAGGAAGAAACTTTCTATCTAAACGAGGCCATCAGATCCAAACATGGAAAAACATTCGATATTTCG AAATTGTTGTCAAAGGCAATTGCCAACAATATCTGCAGCGTCACGTTTGGAATGCGATACGATTATGACGACACAAAGTTTCTAGAAATAATCGACACCGTCTTGAACGA GTTCCACGACCCTCAAGTGAACACCGCGTTTAGATCATTCTCGTTCGAACCAAAATTTCGATTCATTCCACCATTCCGCGCAGGTTACCAGAAGTTTATGAGCGACCTTGAGTTTGTCAAAg CTTCACTTGGACAAATCATCGATGAACATGACGCGACCTTTGATGGGAAAAACCTGAGAGACTTCGTCGACGCTTTccttaaacaaataaaagcgGGAAAGAAAGAATTCACA AGAAAGCAGCTGGTTGGTTATATGAGAGATTTACTGGTTGCTGGCACAGACACGTCATCAAGCACACTCTTGTGGGCCGCCCTGTGTCTCTTACACTTCCCTGACGCACAACAGAAGCTTTATGATGAAATTAAGGACATTATAG GTTCGGAAGGATCGGTGTCTGCGTCACATACAACAATGATGCCCTATACAAACGCCTTCATACAGGAGGTGTTTCGTTTCCGCACGTTGGCGCCACTGGGCATTATCCACAAAACCAACGAAGACGCCGAACTATCTGGTTACGTCATACCAAGAAACACGGCG GTGATAATTAACATCTGGGCAGTCCACAATGACCCAGACTACTGGAAAGATCCCGGGACATTTCGACCTGAGCGCTTTATCGATGAGAATGGCGATTTCGTGAAGTCGAATCGCGTTATTCCGTTTTCTGTCGGCATGCGTCGTTGCCTCGGGGAACAGCTTGCCCGGATGGAGATCTTTATATTTCTTGTTTCCCTCCTGCAAAAATTTGAATTCCTCCCGGACGAAGACGAGAGTCTTCCCCCGTTGGACTACCCCAGCCGTGCCAGCGCGTTCGTTCCACATCCATTCAAAATGATCGCGCGGGAAAGATGA
- the LOC143444934 gene encoding G1/S-specific cyclin-D1-like: MSLACSEICTEQRVIHARNDPAMYDQRVLRNMLELEERYLIRKSYFDCVQRDVQPFMRKIVSTWMMQVCEEQRCEKDVFPLAMNYLDRYLSVCPVSRTQLQPLGSACMLLASKVKETLPLTTEKLVIYTDYSVRQDELLEFELLLLMQFKWDVLAITPIDFVDQLLFHLHLDPVSAASGRDRAIEYIHCCCTDDSLMSSPPSMIAACCVVAAASGFALTPGAWFSRSQLLAGLQEATGVDSDILHQCFEQVDALLRSFHSQSSPHAHKHGSQDECGCDMDAGRKCRKVDDTPTDVDLVF; this comes from the coding sequence ATGAGTCTTGCTTGTTCGGAAATTTGCACCGAGCAGAGAGTGATCCACGCTAGAAATGACCCGGCCATGTACGACCAACGAGTGCTGAGGAACATGTTGGAACTGGAGGAACGATATCTGATAAGGAAGAGCTACTTCGACTGTGTACAAAGAGATGTTCAGCCATTCATGAGAAAGATCGTATCGACTTGGATGATGCAGGTTTGTGAGGAACAAAGATGCGAGAAAGATGTTTTCCCATTAGCAATGAACTACCTTGACCGATACTTGAGTGTTTGTCCCGTGAGCCGAACTCAACTCCAACCGCTTGGATCGGCGTGCATGTTGCTTGCTTCAAAAGTGAAAGAAACCCTCCCACTGACAACTGAAAAATTAGTGATTTACACCGACTACTCAGTGAGACAAGATGAACTTCTGGAATTCGAACTCCTCCTCCTGATGCAGTTTAAGTGGGATGTCCTCGCCATCACTCCTATCGACTTCGTAGATCAACTTCTCTTTCATTTGCATCTTGATCCTGTGTCGGCTGCTTCTGGGAGGGATCGAGCGATTGAGTACATCCACTGCTGCTGCACTGACGACAGTCTCATGAGTTCCCCTCCTTCCATGATCGCTGCTTGTTGTGTTGTGGCAGCTGCTTCTGGATTCGCTCTCACCCCTGGTGCCTGGTTCTCGCGCTCACAGCTACTTGCAGGATTACAGGAGGCAACCGGAGTGGATTCCGATATTCTTCATCAATGCTTTGAGCAAGTTGATGCTTTGCTTCGTTCATTTCACAGCCAAAGTTCCCCCCACGCACACAAGCACGGAAGCCAGGATGAGTGCGGATGTGACATGGATGCAGGGAGAAAATGTAGAAAAGTGGATGATACGCCCACTGATGTGGATTTAGTGTTTTAG
- the LOC143444676 gene encoding uncharacterized protein LOC143444676, whose amino-acid sequence MECHPSGKNVKIILKRISDIILQELKSVPKDGVKLEFFKMQENMEDMYLKLLAETKSTETMNNAMPFEEKLQPSAIQSDSDTSICIQDVHSEKASVIDHLEAIKEKSLSLQDIEILPIETDATFTLMSNNVFLQSENEGNATFDDEVVDSENLNERNSHEEYNKLDSKFHEKNISKSKSNIRGDKCSKIVGNDKIKHFCCTVCDKSFTQKVNMKIHLKTHKSINLYQCRVCCKSFSHNSGLEKHMKAHTGERPYQCKICCKSFSQNSNLQHHLKVHTGERPYQCKICCKSFSQNSHLKRHMKVHTGERRYQCKVCLKPFLRNSHLQSHMKAHTGERPYQCKICCKSFSQNSTLKCHMKLHTGERPYPCKICLKSFSRNSHLQSHMKVHTGERPYQCNVCCKSFSHNSTLKHHMKVHTGERPYQCDVCCKSFSQNSTLKCHMKLHTGERPYPCKICLKSFSRNSHLQSHMKVHTGERPYQCNVCCKSFSQNSILQTHMKVHTGERPYQCNVCCKSFSQSGHLQHHMKVHTGERPYQCKICCKSFSQNSHLKCHMKVHTGERRYQCKVCLKLFLQNSHLQSHMKVHTGERPYQCKICCKSFSHNSTLKHHMKVHTGERPYQCDVCCKSFSQNSTLKCHMKLHTGERPYPCKICLKSFSRNSHLQSHMKVHTGERPYQCNVCCKSFSQSGHLQHHMKVHTGERPYQCNVCCKSFSQNSTLQSHMKVHTGERPYQCNVCCKSFSEKCNLQTHMKVHTGERPYQCDVCFKLFSQNIHLQCHMKVHTGKRL is encoded by the coding sequence ATGGAGTGTCATCCAAGTGGTAAGAATGTCAAGATCATATTGAAAAGAATCAGTGATAtaattttacaagaattaaaatCTGTGCCAAAAGATGGTGTGAAGTtggaatttttcaaaatgcaagaaaacatggAAGACATGTATTTAAAGCTTCTTGCAGAAACAAAAAGTactgaaaccatgaacaatgcaatgccatttgaagaaaaattgcaACCATCAGCTATACAGTCTGATTCTGATACTAGCATTTGTATTCAGGATGTTCATTCAGAGAAGGCATCAGTTATAGATCATCTTGAAGCTATTAAAGAAAAATCTTTGTCGTTGCAAGATATTGAGATTTTGCCGATTGAGACAGATGCCACATTTACTCTCATGTCAAATAATGTTTTCCTTCAGTCAGAGAATGAAGGAAATGCAACATTCGATGATGAGGTTGTTGATTCTGAAAACTTAAATGAAAGAAACTCACATGAGGAATACAACAAATTGGATTCgaaatttcatgaaaaaaaCATATCAAAGAGTAAGAGCAATATTAGAGGAGATAAATGTTCAAAAATTGTTggaaatgacaaaataaaacatttctgttgcactgtttgtgataaatcttttacacaaaaagtaaacatGAAGATTCATTTAAAGACTCACAAGAGTATCAACTTATATCAATGTcgagtttgttgcaaatcattttcacataaCAGCGGTTTGGAGAAACATATGAAAgcccacactggagagcgcccttatcaatgcaaaatttgttgcaaatcattttcacaaaacagcaatttgcagCATCATTTGAAAgttcatactggagagcgcccttatcaatgcaaaatttgttgtaaatcattttcacaaaacagccatttgaagcgtcatatgaaagtccacactggagagcgccgtTATCAATgtaaagtttgtttgaaaCCATTTTTGCGAAACAGCCATTTGCAAAGTCATATGAAAgcccacactggagagcgcccttatcaatgcaaaatttgttgcaaatcattttcacaaaacagcactTTGAAGTGTCATATGAAActccatactggagagcgcccttatccatgcaaaatttgtttgaaatcttttTCACGAAACAGCCATTTGCAGTCTCacatgaaagtccacactggagagcgcccttatcaatgcaatgtttgttgcaaatcattttcacataaCAGCACTTTGAAgcatcatatgaaagtccacactggagagcgcccttatcaatgcgatgtttgttgcaaatcgttttcacaaaacagcactTTGAAGTGTCATATGAAActccatactggagagcgcccttatccatgcaaaatttgtttgaaatcttttTCACGAAACAGCCATTTGCAGTCTCacatgaaagtccacactggagagcgcccttatcaatgcaatgtttgctgcaaatcattttcacaaaacagcattttgcaaactcatatgaaAGTTCACACTGGAgaacgcccttatcaatgtaatgtttgctgcaaatcattttcgcaaaGCGGCCATTTGCAgcatcatatgaaagtccatactggagagcgtccttatcaatgcaaaatttgttgtaaatcattttcacaaaacagccatttgaagtgtcatatgaaagtccacactggagagcgccgtTATCAATgtaaagtttgtttgaaactatttttgcaaaacagccatttgcaaagtcatatgaaagtccacactggagagcgtccttatcaatgcaaaatttgttgcaaatcattttcacataaCAGCACTTTGAAGCATCATATGAAAGtgcacactggagagcgcccttatcaatgcgatgtttgttgcaaatcgttttcacaaaacagcactTTGAAGTGTCATATGAAActccatactggagagcgcccttatccatgcaaaatttgtttgaaatcttttTCACGAAACAGCCATTTGCAGTCTCacatgaaagtccacactggagagcgcccttatcaatgtaatgtttgctgcaaatcattttcgcaaaGCGGCCATTTGCAgcatcatatgaaagtccatactggagagcgtccttatcaatgcaatgtttgctgcaaatcattttcacaaaacagcactTTACaaagtcatatgaaagtccatactggagagcgcccttatcaatgcaatgtttgctgtaaatcattttcagaaaaatgcaatttgcaaactcatatgaaagtccatactggagagcgtccttatcaatgcgatgtttgtttcaaattattttcacaaaacatcCATTTGCAatgtcatatgaaagtccacactggaaagcgcctttaa